In the Campylobacter lari genome, AACTTGCGAAGTTTTAATGCAAGGTTTTATGAATGAAGAGGCATTAAGAGAAAGCTTTAAACACCAAAAGGTTGTGTTTTACTCACGCACTAAAGAGCGTTTGTGGATGAAAGGTGAGCAAAGTGGGAATTTTTTACATATCATAGATATGGGGCTTGATTGCGATAAAGATTGTATTTTAATCTTAACTCAACCTTGTGGATCTACTTGTCATACTGGCGATATATCTTGTTTTGAACAAACTTCCAAAAAAGCTGATTTTGTTTTTTTATCGCGTCTTGAAAAGCTGATTAATTCACGTAAAAACACTTGCGCAAGTTCTTCTTACACAGCTGAGCTTTTTTCAAAAGGCACTAAACGCATAGCGCAAAAAGTAGGAGAAGAAGGCGTTGAAACGGCTTTAGCTGCTACTGTTAAAGAC is a window encoding:
- the hisIE gene encoding bifunctional phosphoribosyl-AMP cyclohydrolase/phosphoribosyl-ATP diphosphatase HisIE yields the protein MKINEEEFIKSINWQKVNNLVPVIIQDYQTCEVLMQGFMNEEALRESFKHQKVVFYSRTKERLWMKGEQSGNFLHIIDMGLDCDKDCILILTQPCGSTCHTGDISCFEQTSKKADFVFLSRLEKLINSRKNTCASSSYTAELFSKGTKRIAQKVGEEGVETALAATVKDKDEFINEAADLLYHLEVLLADADLSLNDVIAKLKERNKS